Proteins from one Anopheles nili chromosome 2, idAnoNiliSN_F5_01, whole genome shotgun sequence genomic window:
- the LOC128721598 gene encoding uncharacterized protein LOC128721598, with translation MIQPCSVEQLILIRLNQFCQTLDLLRRQNVVHYKENQEEEIPKPNHIRFDRFIEDIEQNISKMIANATVPRLATAAAQALQRRTYFSVSSSLPQVRVSFVEKAAHGLAIFGGVIAYPIWVISHVREYKGGN, from the exons ATGATACAACCATGCTCAGTAGAGCAGCTCATACTGATTCGATTAAATCAGTTCTGTCAAACGTTGGATTTACTGAGACGTCAAAACGTTGTGCACTATAAAGAGAATCAAGAAGAAGAGATTCCAAAACCGAATCACATTCGCTTTG ATCGATTCATCGAAGACATAGAGCAAAACATTTCGAAAATGATCGCAAACGCCACCGTTCCGCGATTGGCCACCGCGGCCGCCCAGGCTCTACAGCGTCGTACGTACTTTTCGGTATCGAGCAGCCTGCCCCAAGTTCGCGTTTCGTTCGTG gAAAAGGCCGCCCATGGTTTGGCCATCTTCGGCGGCGTGATTGCCTACCCAATCTGGGTGATTTCTCACGTCCGTGAGTACAAGGGTGGCAACTAA